The Gracilinanus agilis isolate LMUSP501 unplaced genomic scaffold, AgileGrace unplaced_scaffold50826, whole genome shotgun sequence sequence ACTTGTCAAGATGTCCGCCGCTCGCCCTGGGCTCCGCCCTGTGTCCTTCTGCCAAGGAGAATCCGGGTACTGCCCCCACCCCCCCTTTGGGGCGGTCTTCGTGGGGAATCGCTCCCgctgcctcccctcccctccttggcggcggcggcggcggcggcggcggccgctGCTGCGGCGGCGGCAGAGACGTGGATAGCGCAGGCTCGGGCCAAGCCTTTATTTTGTCTTAACCCCGAGGGCCCGATGGCGTTGGCCTGGGGCCCAGCTGGGGCCCAGCTCGTGCCCGCGAGACTTTCGGCTTCGGGACCAAGTAGCGCCGGGTGGCCCCCGCATGCGCACACGGGCTGGGGAGGCGGCGCCTCACATGCAGATTACACCGTGTTCTGGCGGAGAAAGCTTGGTGGGGTCACCCGCATGCGCACACGGGGGTCTCCGAGGCCGGCTGACCGCAGTGCGGGGGAGGGGCAGGTGCCGCGCGCACACGCAGGCTCACTCCAGCCTGAGCAGCTCCACGTCGAAGATGAGCGTGGCGTTGGGCGGAATGACTCCCGGGTGCCCCGTGGCTCCGTAGGCCACGTCGGGAGTGCAGGTCAGCTTTGCCCTCTGGCCCAGGCTCATCTGGCGGCGGGGGGGGcacaagggaagaggaggaaaggccCAGGGGAGGAGGGAGCCGCCCTCCCCTCCCGCTCCCCCGCCCCGGGCGGCCCGCAGCCTCACCTGCGCAGTGCCCTCCTCAAAGCCTTTGATCACCTCCTGCCGGCCGGTCTTGAACCTGAAC is a genomic window containing:
- the LOC123255736 gene encoding peptidyl-prolyl cis-trans isomerase FKBP1B, which translates into the protein MLQNGKKFDSSRDRNKPFRFKTGRQEVIKGFEEGTAQMSLGQRAKLTCTPDVAYGATGHPGVIPPNATLIFDVELLRLE